From Magnolia sinica isolate HGM2019 chromosome 13, MsV1, whole genome shotgun sequence, one genomic window encodes:
- the LOC131222583 gene encoding cycloartenol-C-24-methyltransferase-like isoform X2, which produces MSKAGPLDLASGLGGKIDKKEVLSAVHQYERCHVGFGGDEEARKADYTDMVNKYYDLVTSFYEYGWGESFHFAARWKGESLGESIKQHEHFLALQLGLKPGMKVLDVGCGIGGPQREIARFSSTVITGLNNNEYQISRGTELNRLARVDESCNFVKADFMKMPFCDDSFDAIYAIEATCHAPDVLGCYKEIYRVLKPGQCFAAYEWCMTDSFDPNNKNHQKIKAEVELGNGHPDIRSMEQCLDALKLAGFEVLWEKDLATDSPVPWYLPLDASHFSLSSFRLTALGRFITRYMVKALEHVGLAPEGSERVSSFLERAAEALVEGGRKEIFTPMYFFLAQKPH; this is translated from the exons ATGTCGAAAGCTGGACCGTTGGATCTTGCCTCTGGTCTTGGAGGAAAGATCGATAAGAAGGAAGTCCTTTCAGCCGTTCATCA GTATGAGAGATGTCATGTCGGTTTTGGAGGGGATGAGGAAGCAAGGAAAGCTGACTACACTGACAtg GTAAATAAGTATTATGACCTTGTAACCAGCTTCTATGAATATGGTTGGGGGGAGTCCTTTCATTTTGCTGCCAG ATGGAAAGGAGAATCACTTGGAGAAAGCATCAAACAGCATGAACACTTTCTTGCTTTACAACTGGGTTTGAAACCCGGAATGAAG GTTTtggatgtgggatgtggaattggAGGACCACAACGGGAAATTGCTAGATTTAG CTCAACAGTCATCACAGGGTTGAATAACAACGAGTACCAGATTTCAAGAGGCACT GAACTAAATCGTTTAGCAAGAGTAGATGAGTCCTGCAACTTTGTCAAG GCTGACTTCATGAAAATGCCATTTTGCGATGATTCTTTTGACGCAATATATGCAATAGAAGCTACATGCCATGCACCAGATGTG CTTGGGTGCTATAAAGAAATTTATAGGGTGCTGAAGCCCGGTCAGTGTTTTGCTGCGTACGAATGGTGCATGACTGATTCCTTCGATCCCAATAACAAAAATCACCAGAAAATCAAG GCTGAAGTTGAACTTGGAAATGGCCATCCGGACATAAGATCCATGGAACAATGCCTTGATGCTCTGAAGCTTGCGGGGTTTGAG GTCCTATGGGAGAAGGATCTTGCCACGGACTCGCCTGTGCCTTGGTATTTGCCTTTGGATGCCAGCCATTTCTCTTTAAGTAGCTTCCGTTTAACAGCTCTTGGGCGTTTCATCACTAGATACATG GTCAAGGCATTAGAACATGTGGGCCTCGCGCCAGAAGGGAGTGAGAGAGTTTCATCTTTTCTAGAAAGAGCTGCAGAGGCACTTGTAGAAGGTGGAAG GAAGGAAATCTTCACACCTATGTACTTCTTCTTGGCTCAGAAGCCTCATTAG
- the LOC131222583 gene encoding cycloartenol-C-24-methyltransferase-like isoform X1 — MSKAGPLDLASGLGGKIDKKEVLSAVHQYERCHVGFGGDEEARKADYTDMVNKYYDLVTSFYEYGWGESFHFAARWKGESLGESIKQHEHFLALQLGLKPGMKVLDVGCGIGGPQREIARFSSTVITGLNNNEYQISRGTELNRLARVDESCNFVKADFMKMPFCDDSFDAIYAIEATCHAPDVLGCYKEIYRVLKPGQCFAAYEWCMTDSFDPNNKNHQKIKAEVELGNGHPDIRSMEQCLDALKLAGFEVLWEKDLATDSPVPWYLPLDASHFSLSSFRLTALGRFITRYMVKALEHVGLAPEGSERVSSFLERAAEALVEGGRCAPSTSIDSGTHILHITKSKLSK; from the exons ATGTCGAAAGCTGGACCGTTGGATCTTGCCTCTGGTCTTGGAGGAAAGATCGATAAGAAGGAAGTCCTTTCAGCCGTTCATCA GTATGAGAGATGTCATGTCGGTTTTGGAGGGGATGAGGAAGCAAGGAAAGCTGACTACACTGACAtg GTAAATAAGTATTATGACCTTGTAACCAGCTTCTATGAATATGGTTGGGGGGAGTCCTTTCATTTTGCTGCCAG ATGGAAAGGAGAATCACTTGGAGAAAGCATCAAACAGCATGAACACTTTCTTGCTTTACAACTGGGTTTGAAACCCGGAATGAAG GTTTtggatgtgggatgtggaattggAGGACCACAACGGGAAATTGCTAGATTTAG CTCAACAGTCATCACAGGGTTGAATAACAACGAGTACCAGATTTCAAGAGGCACT GAACTAAATCGTTTAGCAAGAGTAGATGAGTCCTGCAACTTTGTCAAG GCTGACTTCATGAAAATGCCATTTTGCGATGATTCTTTTGACGCAATATATGCAATAGAAGCTACATGCCATGCACCAGATGTG CTTGGGTGCTATAAAGAAATTTATAGGGTGCTGAAGCCCGGTCAGTGTTTTGCTGCGTACGAATGGTGCATGACTGATTCCTTCGATCCCAATAACAAAAATCACCAGAAAATCAAG GCTGAAGTTGAACTTGGAAATGGCCATCCGGACATAAGATCCATGGAACAATGCCTTGATGCTCTGAAGCTTGCGGGGTTTGAG GTCCTATGGGAGAAGGATCTTGCCACGGACTCGCCTGTGCCTTGGTATTTGCCTTTGGATGCCAGCCATTTCTCTTTAAGTAGCTTCCGTTTAACAGCTCTTGGGCGTTTCATCACTAGATACATG GTCAAGGCATTAGAACATGTGGGCCTCGCGCCAGAAGGGAGTGAGAGAGTTTCATCTTTTCTAGAAAGAGCTGCAGAGGCACTTGTAGAAGGTGGAAGGTGCGCACCAAGCACATCTATTGATTCTGGCACACACATCCTACATATAacaaaatccaaactgtccaaatag